A stretch of DNA from Bactrocera neohumeralis isolate Rockhampton chromosome 6, APGP_CSIRO_Bneo_wtdbg2-racon-allhic-juicebox.fasta_v2, whole genome shotgun sequence:
tttattttaaaaaacttttgtatcgCTCTTATTGCAAAACCCGTTATAAATTAAGATGCGCTAAGTTCATGGCTGAAACTCCgagttcaaaaatataaaaagtttcatCACGAGATAAGAGGAATTCTTACATTTAAGACCATTAGTCGAACAAAAGGGCCAAAAGCCATTCccttattataatttaatttgtgtatAATTAGAGAAACTCAACcgatttctaataattttgtttttctaattcTTCAGCTAAGACACGCCGACGTCTACGTCGCCCATCATCCACATCCGTTTCTTCCGCCGCGTCTGATTCACGCAGCAGTGTTGTTGTTACAAAACGTGCTACACAATCGCCCGTCGATGAGATCGAAAAACGTGCTGATCAACAATCCTCCTCATCCGTGTCATCGTCTACCACGACCACTTTGTCACGCGCACGCGGTCGTTCGAAATCGAAAACACGCGGTTCGCTTGCCGCTGCCGCCGCTGGTACCGCCTTGGTGGCGAGCGGTTCCACCTTGAAGGGTAAAAAGACCAAAGCCGATGATGGTGGCATGAAGATCGTTTGCTACTACACGAATTGGTCGCAGTATCGCGTGAAGATCGGCAAGTTCGTGCCCGAAGATATACCAGCAGATTTGTGTACACACATCATTTTCGCCTTTGGTTGGTTGAAGAAGGGTAAATTGAGCTCGTACGAGTCGAATGATGAGACAAAGGATACCGTGCCCGGCCTCTATGATCGTATGATGACGCTAAAGAAAGTTAATCCAAAATTGAAGGTAAGTTGTGAACTTTAATCAAATTCGTTTAGAGACAGGTTATTAATTACTTGAAACACTTTAGATCTTGCTTGCTCTGGGCGGTTGGTCTTTCGGCACACAAAAGTTCAAGGAGATGTCCGCTACACGTTACACACGTCAGACTTTCATCTACTCAGCTATACCTTTCTTGCGTAAACGTGGTTTCGATGGTTTGGATATGGATTGGGAGTACCCGAAGGGTTCAGATGATAAGAAAaactttgtgttgttgttgaaggAATTGCGTGAAGCCTTCGAAGCCGAGGCACAAGAATTGAAGAAACAACGTTTACTGCTCTCTGCAGCCGTACCAGTCGGTCCCGATAATGTGCGCGGTGGTTATGATGTGCCAGCGGTAGCTAGCTACTTGGACTTTATAAATTTGATGGCTTACGATTTCCACGGCAAATGGGAGCGTGAAACAGGACACAATGCACCGTTATATGCGCCATCAACTGACTCGGAATGGCGTAAACAATTGTCGGTGGACAATGCGGCTACCATGTGGGTCAAAATGGGTGCGCCGAAGGAGAAGCTTGTGATCGGTGAGTCGAATGAAGTCTTTTAGCACCAAGCTCAATTATAAAAGAAGATTTTTTGCTATAATAGGTATGCCAACATATGGACGCTCATTTACTTTGGCAAATACTGAAAAACATGGACCGAATGCGCCGGCAACCGGTGGTGGTCGCGAAGGTGTGTACACCAAGGAGAGTGGTTTTCTTGCCTACTATGAAATCTGCGAGATGCTTTTGAATGGCGCCGTCTACGTTTGGGATGAAGAGATGAAAGTGCCCTACATGGTTGATGGTGATCAGGTATGTACTACTGCGGTTCAAGAAATGTGGGTTCAAACGaagagaaaattttgttttaatagtgGGTCGGTTTTGATGACGAACGCGCTATCCGCAACAAAATGCATTGGATCAAATCGAACGGTTTCGGTGGCGCTATGGTGTGGACCATTGATATGGATGATTTCAAGGGTGAGGTATGTGGAGGAAATGTCAAATACCCATTGATCGGCGCAATGCGTGAAGAACTGCTGGGTATTTCTCGCGGCAAAGAGGCGAAGGATGTTAACTGGACCGCCGTAGCGGCAACGTTCGAGGACTTAGAAGAAGAAGTAAGTACATactgcaaaaaattaattaaacaacataaaaattaccctcctattattttttttaggagGAGAAACCCGCGCCGATTAAGATTGATGTAGAGGAATTGCTCAGCAAAGTGCGCAAACCGTCGAAGAAACATCGCATCAAGTCGGGTCTGGTTGCTAAAGAACAAAACAGTGAGTTTAAActaaaacttatattaaaaacttatgTGCCTAACTAACGCTCTTTCAACATAGCACGCCCCGCGCAAGTCTTCTGCTACCTGACAAGTTGGTCTGCCAAACGACCTGGTGCTGGCAAGTTCCTGCCCTCAAATGTTGATCCCAAACTCTGCACGCATGTCGTTTACGCCTTTGCCACACTCAAAGACCACAAGCTCAGCGAAGCTACTGACGATGATCCCGAAAACTACGAACAGGTTATCGCTTTGCGCGAGGAGAACCCAGACATACAAATACTATTGGCCATCGGTGGTTGGGCCTTCGGTTCGAAACCATTCAAAGAGCTCACCTCCAATGTTTTCCGTATGAACCAATTCGTTTATGAGGCTATCGATTTCTTACGTGACTACAAATTCAATGGACTCGATGTAGACTGGGAATACCCACGTGGTGCTGAAGATCGTGCTGCCTACGTGAATTTGCTGCGTGAGTTACGTGTCGCATTCGAAGGTGAGGCTAAATCTTCGGGACAACCGCGTCTGCTTCTGACCGCCGCAGTACCAGCCTCATTCGAAGCTATCGCCGCTGGTTATGATGTGCCAGAGATTTCGAAATATCTCGATTTCATCAATGTAATGACTTATGACTTCCACGGCCAATGGGAACGCACTGTCGGACACAACTCGCCACTCTTCCCCTTGGAAGCGACAACAGGTTATCAAAAGAAATTGACAGTGGACTACAGTGCACGCGAATGGGTGAAACAAGGTGCGCCCAAAGAGAAGCTGCTCATCGGCATGCCCACATATGGACGCTCCTTTGAGCTGGTCAACGAGACACAATTCGACATTGGTGCGCCGGCGTCCGGTGGCGGCAAAGCAGGCAAATTTACGAACGAAGCCGGCTTTTTGAGCTACTACGAGGTGTGTTCGTTCTTGGCAGCGGACAATACAACGCTGGTGTGGGACTCCGAACAGCAAGTGCCTTTCGCATATCGTGGCAACCAATGGGTTGGCTTCGACGATGAGCGCTCGCTAAAGACCAAGGTGGGTGTGTGGTGTTGTATGCTTCAGTGTTTTTTGTACTTATGCCGAAAAACATTATGTGATTGCAGATGGAATGGTTGAAGGAGCAAGGTTTCGGTGGCATAATGGTTTGGTCGATCGACATGGATGATTTCTCGGGACGTTGCGGTGCTGGCAAGTATCCGCTTTTGACCGCGCTCAGCGACGAATTGAAAGAATACAAAGTTGAATTGGAGTACGAGGGTCCATATGAGTCGCACGGACCACGCGGCGCCTACACGACAAAAGATCGTAAGTACAAACAGCTGTTCGCTATAATTACgagtatttgaaatataattgcCCTTGTTACAGCACATGATGTGACCTGCGAAGAGGAGGATGGCCACATAAGCTATCACAAAGATTGGAACGACTGCACTCACTACTACATGTGCGAAGGTGAACGCAAGCACCACATGCCATGTCCTGCCAACTTAGTTTTCAACCCACAAGAGAATGTATGCGATTGGCCCGAGAATGTGGAGGGCTGCCACCAGCCGACCGAAGCGCCTGCCTAAACCACTAAAACCGCTTTGCCGtccgcaaacatacatacatactcgtttATTGTGTACTAACTTAGAACAAAACGTATAAATTTCGAATATAATGTGAGAAGAAGTGCAGCGAAATCGAAGCACTCAAACTTATGAACTTATGAAACACTTGTTAATACTTTTTGTTCTTTTGCTCACacctatacatacttatttttgcTACTTAGTATGTAGTTGttacttataaatttttgcGTATGCTTCAAGTGTAACTGCCAATCTATGAACTAAATGCCCAATTTTTTCATAACCTCACTTTtgaattaatacaaaaatttccgAACGAAAGAAGGAATAAGGATCAAAAACTGCTCCAAACAAATGCACATCGaggcaaattgcaaacaaatcgAAATTGTTAACGAATTTGCATAgtttcttttcattattttttattactttatatattataattaaaatgaaattgctCCTTTCGAACGTGTTAAATGTTTAAGTACCCCCTGCTTTTTAGTGTGTAgtgcatataaaataattattttttaaatatcataacTGCCAATACAAGCTGCCGTTCAAATAACTCTAACACTCTCTATTTTCAATTACTCTCTCCTCTTTCTATCCTTAAAACACTCATTATTTCTCTTCTTTCTTTATATTTactcttttttgtttgttgttgtttcttcaCCTTACAAATTTATAGAACACATcctgtttgtatatacaaaacTGTGATAAACATTAAGACGATATACTAAATTTCAGCTCTATTTTGCTGTGCTAATTCGTTAATATGTACTCGTATCTACTCTTCACTTCGTCTACCCGCTATCCTATTACATTCTATGCTattctttgcaattttttatcttGCTGTCTTGCTTACACGTTCGAAGAATTATTATGTTTTTCGAAATTggcgaaattttcgaaatttgtaatgtaatttataaaaatgtaataataactTTGTATTATAGTGTTATGTTTagtaaatatgataaataaaacaaaaatggaaataaatatataaataaatgttgttTTATATCTTATACAGTTATGCAGCATTATAAAGGATGATCTagttcgaggttctctactttttttgaagaaaacacacagaaacctcaaatttaatggggaatgtttattgtcgttcgaaagaatattctttggcatttattttttgaagattatctctttcaaattttggccgcggctatgtctcaggcggttcatccgttgagttctatttttgatgactcgttcgagcatcgaccggcccaaaacgtgaaattttctgctcatcgaagtgttccctcaataaatttattgattgatgGGATGTGTGAGaagtcgtcttgttgaaaccaaatgagatcacgagcttcaatttcaggcatcaaatagtcgtttatcatagcgcgataacggtcaccattgacggttatatTTTCAccagcataatttttgaagaaatatataccGATGATTCCCTCGGcttacaaaccacaccaaattgtTGCTTTTTCTGTTGCTTCGTGTACGCTACAATATTTTCTCCACTGCGTACTGCATGTGGTCTATTAGGTCGAACATTAtcaaataatgaatgttgggtatcaagatggatgatggtaTTAcaaatagtatgctcagtaggtcgattatgttgaccaaaagttgaacgaagcgcgcgaaacacattctttacagaacgtgagttttcataataaagttgaacgacttgtaaatgttgtttaggcgtaagtctttccatgatgaaatgccaaacaatactgaacaaaatgaacatgacagcttgacacgactcaataaaagtctattgaaaaaagtacctttacttggATCATATTCTTatcttccaaaaacaaaaaaaaaactctgaaaaaatattgttcacgtgataaacctttaaaaatatgttagacTCTCTTCCAACTTCAATGCACAGACAGATGTAGACTACCGAAAGTATTGCAGAGAGAATAAATTATacatgaaataaaaatcaatgcccGTCGAGTTGTGCTAATTAGAACTGAATCTGACCACTATGCAGTTTGGTAGGACGAGTTCAATTGCGTTTCCTGTTCCCaccaatattaaaaactatttctaaGGTAGTCGAGGAGACAGGTATTGTCAACCCTCCAATTTCATTTCAGAcgaaaaaatactataaaacaGTTAATATTCGActtaaacttttaaatacttCTATTTGTCATATGAGGATACTGTATACTTGTATAGTATAAGGTTATATCCACCTGTGAATTTTAGAAAATCCACTTTTTTATTCGGATGTccaatatactcgtatatcgAAAGAAAGTATGTTTAAGAATACTTCCAACAAATTTGAAGTTAATCCAGCTAATAGTTCCGGAGATATGagcgtatttgaaaaaaaatttcatgcaGTGTAATCGACTTTCAAAACTTTATAATAACATCCTGTGTATTTCACGTGAGCAGCTGCCATCGATGGCCTAACCTCATGGTGCTCAAGAGCACACGGATCAAAATAATGTGTTGTTTAGCGCTTCAAATAATGCAAGAATTTTACAAGCATAATTTGGTACCAATTGGTGAGGTGGATTGGTCACCTATTCCAACTTAGTCGGTTTCGAGGCCGTACTAAAGCCCCTGCCGTGCTGAGAGTCCAGCATCCGGCTTAATACAAGTTTTTCCCGAGACGTTGTATACAGAGTCGGTGAAGGAAATTTGGCCTGGATTGAGCCCACACGaccttcatatatacatacatatgtatgtagttgctgGGTAATAATCGAAGGAATACGACTTTTTTGGGATCCACCATATTGCCAAAATCAAACTTTTGACCAGCCCTTAGATCTTACCAGTATTCATCCATAGTAATACTATTTTTATAGAGAtaatttcaagcaaaaaatttttttcaccgcCAGACGCTTGCCTCTTGGTGATCCGCTACgggaaaaaggaaattaaaaatgaatagccgatttttgaagtaaaaaaaatcatgaagaCAAAGAAGACAATGGGGTATTGCTGACAACTTTTTAGGTGCCCGGCAAATCGAAAAGCATTCTTTACGTACCGAAATACGGAATGGCTATAATTATACGGATCAATATCAGGGAGTACAGAGAAATGTTCCCAACTTTCCTTACTACAATCATCTCGTAGGTGTCACTACCACTTCTCGAAATACTGCGCAATattagaataatttttgaacaattcTCTCTTGATTAAGTTTGGAGTTCCAACGTATTTTTATCCATTCTTACCATGGAACATTGGATTTGGATCACATCCCCGAACAGTTCATCTCGCAATTGATCACACCCTTGACTCATTGTAGGAAGTCATCGTTGACATAACCTAATTATTTGTTTCCTAAAGACTCAATGATAATCCCTAACGGATTAAAGTAATTGTCACAGGTTTTCAATGAGACTTTGGTATATTACCGCTACTTAGGCATGTCTTAGAGACCCACCTATATCTAGATGTATAAAACCGAATCCCTAGATGAGTTTGATGAGGTAAACTGGCTATCTATGTAAACCTCCTTTTATTTAGCCAAATGAAACATCACTTTCTAGTATTTAAGTTGTCGCATGTGATTTTTCCGAAGAGACACTTTCAAAGGAGGCATTTTCTTTACAACTGACATAATTCTATGGATATTGGTGCCCTCTTGGAGTGAAGAGCTTAGAGCTAAAACTACTGATATTGCGACAAATTTGAGAGGACTGAGAAGATTTATAAACCTTGGTTAAAGCTATGTCCAAAGCACTAATCCTTTTGAATACGCACCCTTGAGCTCGAtgaattttattcttaaaacgAGGAATGAGGACTAGATTTAAACCCGAAACCtacgaaatatttattactaCAGGAAAGTTTAGATATCCAAAAAAGGCAACACAACGAGAAGAAAACACTTAACCCACTGTAGTCTATGTGTGTCTAAGCTTCATGATTACATTTCTGAGATGTGATGGctttattaaaagtaataacGGTACAAAGTTCGTCAGTGTACATATTGCTAAGAATACTAGAAGTTCGTATACATATTCAccaatataagtaaatattaaaaaatattaatatttcaataaataaaagggatatactaaatatatgaaGTG
This window harbors:
- the LOC126762542 gene encoding probable chitinase 10, whose translation is MLPPRLIRVAFVACLLLVLLSQTADSAQTKTRRRLRRPSSTSVSSAASDSRSSVVVTKRATQSPVDEIEKRADQQSSSSVSSSTTTTLSRARGRSKSKTRGSLAAAAAGTALVASGSTLKGKKTKADDGGMKIVCYYTNWSQYRVKIGKFVPEDIPADLCTHIIFAFGWLKKGKLSSYESNDETKDTVPGLYDRMMTLKKVNPKLKILLALGGWSFGTQKFKEMSATRYTRQTFIYSAIPFLRKRGFDGLDMDWEYPKGSDDKKNFVLLLKELREAFEAEAQELKKQRLLLSAAVPVGPDNVRGGYDVPAVASYLDFINLMAYDFHGKWERETGHNAPLYAPSTDSEWRKQLSVDNAATMWVKMGAPKEKLVIGMPTYGRSFTLANTEKHGPNAPATGGGREGVYTKESGFLAYYEICEMLLNGAVYVWDEEMKVPYMVDGDQWVGFDDERAIRNKMHWIKSNGFGGAMVWTIDMDDFKGEVCGGNVKYPLIGAMREELLGISRGKEAKDVNWTAVAATFEDLEEEEEKPAPIKIDVEELLSKVRKPSKKHRIKSGLVAKEQNTRPAQVFCYLTSWSAKRPGAGKFLPSNVDPKLCTHVVYAFATLKDHKLSEATDDDPENYEQVIALREENPDIQILLAIGGWAFGSKPFKELTSNVFRMNQFVYEAIDFLRDYKFNGLDVDWEYPRGAEDRAAYVNLLRELRVAFEGEAKSSGQPRLLLTAAVPASFEAIAAGYDVPEISKYLDFINVMTYDFHGQWERTVGHNSPLFPLEATTGYQKKLTVDYSAREWVKQGAPKEKLLIGMPTYGRSFELVNETQFDIGAPASGGGKAGKFTNEAGFLSYYEVCSFLAADNTTLVWDSEQQVPFAYRGNQWVGFDDERSLKTKMEWLKEQGFGGIMVWSIDMDDFSGRCGAGKYPLLTALSDELKEYKVELEYEGPYESHGPRGAYTTKDPHDVTCEEEDGHISYHKDWNDCTHYYMCEGERKHHMPCPANLVFNPQENVCDWPENVEGCHQPTEAPA